The Deinococcus multiflagellatus genome includes a window with the following:
- the hpaH gene encoding 2-oxo-hept-4-ene-1,7-dioate hydratase, with protein sequence MTPDQRCIPDDQLALLAQELEAAEASGSPLPPFSERFPGMTIADAYAVQRAWVAHKVANGRRVTGHKIGLTSRAMQMASQITEPDYGALLDDMFFEPNGDIPLSRFVAPKVEVELAFLLKSDLEGPNVTVFDVLRATEYVTPAAEIIDARIQRVSRVTGKPRKVTDTISDNAANAGVIVGGRAMRPDDLDLRWAAALCIRNGVIEETGVAAGVLGHPAAGIAWLAQRLAPHGEGLKAGELVLAGSFTRPVDIASGDVFTFDYGPLGSFSCRFAGEARGQAHA encoded by the coding sequence ATGACACCCGATCAGCGCTGTATTCCCGACGACCAGCTGGCCCTTCTGGCGCAGGAACTGGAGGCCGCCGAAGCCAGCGGCTCTCCCCTGCCGCCCTTCAGCGAGCGCTTTCCCGGCATGACCATTGCCGACGCCTACGCCGTGCAGCGCGCCTGGGTGGCGCACAAGGTGGCGAACGGGCGCCGCGTGACCGGCCACAAGATTGGCCTGACCTCGCGCGCCATGCAGATGGCCTCGCAGATCACCGAGCCCGATTACGGCGCCCTGCTGGACGACATGTTTTTCGAGCCCAACGGGGATATTCCCCTGTCGCGCTTTGTGGCGCCCAAGGTCGAGGTGGAACTGGCGTTTCTCCTCAAGAGCGATCTGGAAGGCCCAAACGTCACCGTGTTCGATGTGCTGCGCGCCACCGAGTACGTGACCCCCGCCGCCGAGATCATTGACGCGCGCATTCAGCGGGTCAGCCGCGTCACCGGCAAGCCCCGGAAGGTCACCGACACGATCAGCGACAACGCCGCCAATGCGGGCGTGATCGTGGGGGGCCGCGCCATGCGCCCCGACGACCTGGACCTGCGCTGGGCCGCCGCCCTGTGCATTCGCAACGGCGTCATTGAGGAAACCGGGGTAGCGGCGGGTGTGCTGGGGCACCCGGCGGCGGGCATTGCGTGGCTGGCCCAGCGGCTGGCCCCCCACGGCGAGGGCCTGAAAGCCGGCGAGCTGGTGCTGGCCGGTTCCTTTACCCGCCCAGTGGACATTGCCAGCGGCGACGTGTTCACCTTCGACTATGGCCCGCTGGGAAGCTTTTCCTGCCGTTTTGCTGGCGAAGCGCGGGGGCAGGCCCATGCCTGA
- the hpaD gene encoding 3,4-dihydroxyphenylacetate 2,3-dioxygenase codes for MTDLSPLRPNVVRIAHAVLTVRSLEASREFYVDLLGMNVLHEEPGALYLRGVEDREWTLKLVQEDHARVRHLAYRVAGEADLDALVALAERQGLPYRWEEELDRPRLLRLQDPFGIPVAFYHESQKHRWLLQDYHLHRGPGLQRVDHVNVMVPDVERTMRWYMDELGFRLSEYTVDEQERYWAAWIQRRGGVHDLALTNGAGPRLHHWAYWMPDITAIVRTCDILAGARQPERIERGPGRHGVSNAFFLYIRDPDGHRIELYTSDYVTVDPDFEPIRWLRDDPRRQTLWGAKTPRSWFEEASDMEAFDGGVVPAVAGDLTGIPVHVI; via the coding sequence ATGACTGACCTCTCCCCCCTTCGCCCCAATGTGGTCCGTATTGCCCACGCGGTGCTGACCGTACGCAGCCTGGAAGCCAGCCGCGAATTCTACGTGGACCTGCTGGGCATGAACGTGCTGCACGAGGAACCCGGGGCCCTGTACCTGCGCGGCGTGGAAGACCGTGAATGGACCCTGAAACTGGTGCAGGAGGACCACGCCCGCGTGCGTCACCTCGCCTACCGGGTGGCCGGCGAGGCCGACCTGGACGCCCTGGTGGCGCTGGCCGAGCGCCAGGGCCTGCCGTACCGCTGGGAAGAGGAACTGGACCGCCCGCGCCTGCTGCGGCTGCAGGACCCCTTTGGCATTCCGGTGGCCTTTTACCACGAAAGCCAGAAGCACCGCTGGCTGCTGCAGGACTACCACCTGCACCGGGGCCCGGGGCTGCAGCGCGTGGACCATGTGAACGTCATGGTGCCGGACGTGGAGCGCACCATGCGCTGGTACATGGACGAACTGGGCTTCCGCCTGTCGGAGTACACGGTGGACGAGCAGGAGCGCTACTGGGCCGCCTGGATTCAGCGCCGGGGTGGCGTGCACGACCTCGCCCTGACGAACGGCGCGGGCCCCCGGCTGCACCACTGGGCCTACTGGATGCCCGACATCACCGCCATTGTGCGCACCTGCGACATTCTGGCCGGCGCGCGCCAGCCCGAGCGCATTGAGCGCGGCCCAGGGCGCCACGGCGTGTCTAACGCCTTTTTCCTGTATATCCGCGACCCGGACGGCCACCGCATTGAGCTGTACACCAGCGACTACGTGACCGTGGACCCGGATTTCGAGCCCATCCGCTGGCTGCGTGACGACCCGCGCCGCCAGACCCTGTGGGGCGCCAAGACGCCGCGCAGCTGGTTTGAGGAGGCCTCGGACATGGAAGCCTTTGACGGCGGTGTGGTGCCGGCCGTGGCGGGCGACCTGACGGGCATTCCGGTGCATGTGATCTGA